The genomic window CGGCCAGCACGCCGAGGATGGCCAGGGTCCGGCTCTCCTGCAGCACCGCCATCACCGACAGGCCGGCAATCAGCACCACACTCAGCGCGAACGCCGGCGCGACGCCGATCATTCCGTAATTTTTGCAGGCCGAAAACACCACCAGCAACAGGATGCCGATCATGCCGCCCTGCGTCGCCAAGGCGAAGCTGCGGTGGCTCTCGCGCTTGCGCCAGGCGAACACCAGGCCGGCCAGCGCGGCGGCGCTGATGCCGGCCAGACGCAGGCTCGGCGGCACCACGAACCAGCCTTGGTCGCTGGCGTACTTCAGCAGGGCGGCGACACCGGCCAGCAGCACCAACATGCCGACCTTGACCGGCACATTGCCGCTGGTCAGCCATTGCTTGGCATAGGCAAGCGCCCGTTCGATGACATTGGGTTCGGCCGGTGGCGCAGGCGTCCAGGTCTGTTCGGGGGCTGGCTCACGGCGCGCCGGAAGCGGGGAGCGCGGCGCGACCGCCAAGGGATCCAGCGGATCGAGCGGCGCTGGCCGGGGCGGGAGTGGCGGCGGGGCGGCTGCAGCGGCGACCGGCGCGACGTCAGCCGGTGAGACCGGCGCAGCGGCCTCCGCCACGGCAACGGAATCGTCCGGATTCTGCTCCGGCTCCCGCCAGGCGTAGGGTTGGACGGGTTCGGCGCGCGGCGCGCGCGGTACGGCTTCGGTGTCGCCAGCATCCAGACGCGCTTCCAGCACGGCCACGCGGCGCTTCAGCGAGGACACCGATACCAACGCTGCCACCAGCAATACCGGTACTGCCAACGCAGCCAGCACCAACAGGACTATCAACAACACCCAACTGTCGTCCATCCGTCATCCTTGTGCACCTGAACGTGCTGCATCACCTTATCGGCGTCCCCTGAAAACGCAAGGTCAGCCCGGCCCAATCCCCGCTACGGCAGCGCGTCATCCGGGTCCTGCTGGTGCGCATCGAAATCGGAACGCGCCTGGTCCATCTGCGGCTGGTGCGCCCACGCCCATTCCAGCAGGGCGTCCACCGGCTGCAGCAGCGACTGGCCAAGCGCGGTCAAGGCGTAGTCCACCTGCGGCGGCACGGTCGGGTACACCTGCCGGCTGACCAGCCCATCGCGCTCCAGCCCCCGCAGCGACCGCGCCAGCATGCGTGGCGAGACCCCACTCAGCTCGCGCCGCAGCTGGTTGAAACGGCGCGATTGGCCACGCAGCGCAATCACCGCCAGCAGGCTCCATTTCTCGCCCACACGGTCCAGCAACGAGCGGACCTGCCTGCAATACGCCGCGTCTTCACCTTCGTTCGGCCCAGTATCACCGGTGTGAGTTGCTGCCATCGGCGTGCCTCCTTGTGGCGTAGAACCGCGCACCCATCAATAGAGCATGTCCACGCAGCCGGGCGCCAGCCCGCTGGCGCGCCGCCCCACCCAGGCCAAGGAGTCACCGATGTCCGACCTGATCCTCCGCAACGAACCGCTGGGCCACCCGTGGCCGGGCACCGATCCGTTCCTGTTCTGCGCCTACCATCTGGACCAGTTCCCGCCGGCCACCGCCGACCAGGCAGTGGACATGCGCCTGCTCGGCGGCCGCGAGCTGGGCTCGGATTTCAGTGGCAAGGACGGTTTCAGCATGTACCACGGCGTCAACGTGCCCGGTTTCCCGGCGCATCCGCACCGTGGCTTTGAAACCATCACCATCGTGCCGCAGGGCGTGGTAGACCACGCCGATTCGCTCGGTGCCACGGCCCGCTACGGCGAAGGTGAC from Stenotrophomonas nitritireducens includes these protein-coding regions:
- a CDS encoding winged helix-turn-helix transcriptional regulator; its protein translation is MAATHTGDTGPNEGEDAAYCRQVRSLLDRVGEKWSLLAVIALRGQSRRFNQLRRELSGVSPRMLARSLRGLERDGLVSRQVYPTVPPQVDYALTALGQSLLQPVDALLEWAWAHQPQMDQARSDFDAHQQDPDDALP